From Pagrus major chromosome 18, Pma_NU_1.0, a single genomic window includes:
- the LOC141013302 gene encoding neuronal acetylcholine receptor subunit alpha-3-like → METNLWLRHVWNDYKLKWAPVEYDGIEFIRVPSNKIWRPDIVLYNNAVGDFLVEDKTKALLKFDGTITWVPPAIFKSSCPMDITYFPFDYQNCSMKFGSWTYDKAKIDLVLIGSKVNLKDFWESGEWEIIDAPGYKHDIKYNCCEEIYPDITYSFYIRRLPLFYTINLIIPCLLISFLTVLVFYLPSDCGEKVTLCISVLLSLTVFLLVITETIPSTSLVIPLIGEYLLFTMIFVTLSIVITVFVLNVHYRTPMTHTMPEWVRAVFLGVLPRVMLMRRPIDQGSSSPAITGGTGGGGGGSSRGNKKRKNSIAGTSSSGSVSVGGITGGVAIPPLDGGAGGGGGGATSAGGSMNCVEYGEMNRDMKRDMNRRCPYRGKEVPTPVPPPMVPPPPPPPPPPQAPQTQVPQEPEPPKLQRTLNAPSPVNAVVAFSVVSPEIKQAIESVKYIAENMRTRNKAKEVEDDWKYVAMVIDRIFLWVFVTVCVLGTLGLFLQPVINFFK, encoded by the exons ATGGAGACCAATCTGTGGCTGAGACAT GTCTGGAACGACTATAAACTGAAATGGGCCCCTGTTGAGTATGATGGGATTGAGTTCATACGAGTTCCATCCAATAAGATTTGGAGGCCGGACATTGTTTTGTACAACAA CGCTGTAGGTGACTTCCTGGTGGAAGACAAGACCAAGGCTCTGCTGAAGTTTGATGGCACCATCACGTGGGTCCCTCCGGCTATTTTCAAATCCTCCTGCCCCATGGACATCACCTACTTCCCCTTTGACTACCAGAACTGCTCCATGAAGTTTGGCTCCTGGACCTACGACAAAGCCAAGATAGACCTGGTGCTCATTGGATCAAAG GTGAACCTGAAAGACTTCTGGGAAAGTGGAGAGTGGGAGATCATCGATGCTCCAGGATACAAGCATGACATCAAGTACAACTGCTGCGAGGAGATCTACCCGGACATCACCTACTCCTTCTACATCCGCCGCCTGCCTCTCTTCTACACCATCAACCTCATCATCCCCTgcctcctcatctccttcctcACAGTCCTCGTCTTCTACCTCCCGTCTGACTGCGGCGAGAAGGTCACCCTTTGCAtctccgtcctcctctccctcactgtGTTCCTGCTGGTCATCACGGAGACCATCCCTTCGACGTCGCTCGTCATCCCTCTGATCGGCGAGTACCTCCTCTTCACAATGATTTTTGTCACGCTCAGCATCGTCATCACCGTCTTTGTGCTGAACGTCCACTACCGCACCCCCATGACTCACACTATGCCGGAGTGGGTGAGGGCTGTGTTCCTCGGGGTGCTGCCCAGGGTGATGCTGATGAGGAGGCCTATCGACCAGGGCTCCTCCTCACCTGCCATCACAGGAGGGacgggtggaggtggaggagggagcagcagaggaaacaagaagagaaagaacagCATAGCAGGAACAAGTAGCTCGGGGAGTGTAAGTGTCGGGGGTATAACTGGGGGTGTAGCGATTCCACCGCTGGATGGGggtgcaggaggtggaggaggaggggccaCCTCAGCTGGCGGCTCAATGAACTGTGTGGAGTACGGCGAGATGAACCGTGACATGAAGCGGGATATGAACAGAAGGTGCCCCTACAGAGGCAAGGAGGTGCCAACTCCTGTCCCTCCCCCGATGGtgccaccacctcctcctcctcctcctcctccccaggCACCCCAGACCCAGGTGCCCCAGGAGCCAGAGCCGCCCAAGCTGCAGAGGACCCTGAACGCCCCTTCGCCTGTCAACGCTGTCGTTGCGTTCTCCGTGGTGTCGCCAGAGATCAAGCAGGCCATCGAGAGCGTGAAGTACATCGCAGAGAACATGAGGACTCGCAACAAAGCCAAAGAG GTGGAGGACGACTGGAAGTACGTGGCCATGGTCATCGACAGGATCTTCCTGTGGGTTTTTGTGACCGTGTGTGTGCTGGGAACACTGGGACTCTTTCTCCAGCCCGTCATCAACTTCTTTAAATGA